A region of the Candidatus Zixiibacteriota bacterium genome:
TCGAATCGCAGAGCTCGGAGTTGTACGACATCCAGGTCCGGCTGGAGGAACTTCGCCGTGAAGTGGAGCAGTACGGCGGATCGGTTGAAGACAATCCGGAGCGAATCGAACAGGTCAACAGCCGTCTCGATGAGTTGTACGAGTTGAAAAAGAAATACGGTGGCTCGGAAGACGCCGTGCTTCAGACGCTGGAAGCGATCAAACACAAGCTAACCGACCGAGTCGATGTCGACCAGGCTATTGACAGCCTTGCCGCTGAAGTCGACCGGCAGTGGCTTGAATTCTGCGAACGAGCGCGTGAACTGAGAATAAAACGGATCGCCGTTGCCGGGAGTCTCCAGGCGGAAGTGGAAAAAGAGCTGACTGAGTTGGCGATCAAGGAAGCCCGATTCGAGATCGAATTTGTCGAGGAAATTGACGAAAGCGGCGGTGTCTATATCGACGGCCGGGCGCTCAAACCTTCGGAATCGGGTCTCGAAACCGTCCGGTTTCGCTTTTCCGCCAATCCGGGTGAACCGGCCCGGTCGCTGGTTAAGGTTGCCTCGGGCGGTGAGATATCACGAGTACTGCTGGCGATCAAGTCGGCCGAGTTGAAGCAACGCGGGAAAAATCAACCGGTTTTGTTGTTTGATGAGATCGACGCCGGTATTGGCGGACAAACCGCCCTGCACCTGGCCGAAAAACTGAAGAGTCTGGCCAACCGGGCGCAACTGCTGGTGGTGACCCATCTTCACCAAATCGCAAGGCTGGCGGATCAGCATTACGCCATCGAGAAAAAAGAGACCCGTTCCGGCCGCAACATAATTGCCGTTCGGCGTTTATCCGGACCCGAAATAACCGGCGAACTAGACCGAATGATAGCCCTGCCCACAACGTAATTCCCTGCCTCATAACATCATAAGACTAACCGCCGGGAGGGAAACCGGTAAAAAAAGTTGCCAATGAACTTGAATATCCTCTTCATTGACCGGTATGACTAGTCGAAGGGACGACAGCACCATGGAGACCGATGCTGCACTGGTTATGAAAATAAAAGCTGGTCAGAGACATGCCTTTCGAGAGTTGGTGGAAAGATACAAGAAACCTGCTTATCGAATGGCTCTCGGCCTGATCGGTAATCGCGATGATGCCCTAGATATCTCGCAGGAAGCTTTCCTGCGGGTATACAAGTCGGCGGACACCTTCGATGAGAACCAGCCTTTTCTCCCCTGGTTCTATACCATCATTGCGAATTTGTGCCGAACCTGGATGAGAAGACGCAGTCGCGTCGACAATCGCATGGTTGACGTGGAGGATCCGTCGTTCCTGTTGGTTGATGATTCCAACCCAGAGCAAACGGTAATCAAAAAAGAGACCGTCGCCAGATTGCAAAAGGCGCTCTTGCAGCTTGATTTCAGAGATCGGGAGATAATCATGCTGCAGCATTTCCGTGGGTTGTCTTACGATGAGATCGCCGAGATCCTCAAGATACCCAAGGGTACGGTTATGTCGCGTCTTTATTACTCACGCAAAAAACTGGCGGCGCTCATGGGGAAGAACTGATGAACAAAGATATGCGTGAATATCTGGCAGGCTATGTCGACGGCGAGTTGACCGACGACGAAAAAGCCGCGTTCGAGGAACAATTAGCACGGGATGCGGGACTCAGAGAAGAATTGGATGAATTTCGCAAGTTGAAGGAGGCCACGTCGATGGCTCGATACGCGGATTTGCCGCTGGAGGTCTGGGAGAATTACTGGCGCAACCTCTATCGCAAGGTCGAACGGGGATTGGGCTGGATTCTGGCCTCGATCGGAGCGATCATTTTGCTGGGCTTCGGGCTGTTCGAGGGTCTCAGCAAGCTCTACGCCAATCCGGACGCACCGCTCTGGCTAAAGGTCGGGGTTACGGCGGTTGGAAGCGGCGGCGTTATTTTGCTTGTATCGTACGGTCGCGAGCGGTTATTTGCCTACAACCGTGATCGTTATAAAGAGGTTGAACGATGATCGTAACCACCTGCGAATTCATTGCCGGCAAGAAAATCATTAAAACACTCGGATTGGTTCGCGGCAACACCGTACGTGCACGACATTTGGGACGCGATATCGGAGCCATGTTCCGCAACATTGTCGGCGGTGAAGTTAACGAATACACCAAGCTCCTGGCCGAGGCCCGCGAGCAGTCGATCGATCGCATGATCGAAGATGCACGCCAGATGGGCGCCAACGCCGTAGTGCAGGTGCGATTCTCGACTTCGGAGATGATGCAAGGAGCCGCTGAACTACTGGTTTACGGCACTGCCGTATACGTCGAAGACGACCCGGCCTAGCTTTTTCGCCGACGGAGCGATCATCGGACATTTCTAACAGGATGAACCAGTCGAACTCATCGAACGATGTCGGCAACAACAGGCGGTTGTGGTTACCACAGCCGTTTTTGTTTGTGTTGTGCGTGTACCTGGGCGGGTTGGTGCTGTTCGCATTGGATCGCATAACGTTCCTGATCGTGTACCGGGATCAAGTACAGGATGCAGGCTTGTTCGAGATATTGACCGCCTTCCCGGTCGGCGTCAGGTTCGATCAGATAATCGTTCTTTACATTCTGTTGCCGTTGCTTCTGACGCTTCCCTTCCTGTCGCTTAAGAACCGTATCGTTGCCGGAGTGACACGGGATTATCTGACCGTTCTGACGGCTGTCGTGGTTCTGACAATGATTGTCGACCTCCGCTTCTTCCACTACTTCGGCACACACCTGAATTTCCTGGCTTACCAATACCTCGGCGACGGTGACCTGGCCTGGGACCTGATCCTGGCAGAACCACATTTATGGTTGTACCTGGCGGGTTGGATAATCGTTGTGGCCGTCGTTCGACATTTGATCGGGAGATTGATCAGGCAAGTTCAACCGGCGCCGCATCACGGCAG
Encoded here:
- a CDS encoding zf-HC2 domain-containing protein — translated: MNKDMREYLAGYVDGELTDDEKAAFEEQLARDAGLREELDEFRKLKEATSMARYADLPLEVWENYWRNLYRKVERGLGWILASIGAIILLGFGLFEGLSKLYANPDAPLWLKVGVTAVGSGGVILLVSYGRERLFAYNRDRYKEVER
- the recN gene encoding DNA repair protein RecN; the encoded protein is MLTSLHIENIALAENVTLEFEAGLSVLTGETGAGKSIIVNALALAMGDRADREYVRHGAEEARVEACFNISHLSKSLQRQLSEYCENGRILISRTISSEGGSQSSINGRRSTVAQIKEATAPFVEIVGQHANQALMDESNHLSFLDRFGSLDSLAEEVAEDFRKWQSNRTKLEHLRNRRAQLHQERELLLFQKKEIESAQIRIGEEQELLTERKVLDSARFLMESAAQIGEALDGEELSVIGQVGMIYKLLDDMARIDPSLESQSSELYDIQVRLEELRREVEQYGGSVEDNPERIEQVNSRLDELYELKKKYGGSEDAVLQTLEAIKHKLTDRVDVDQAIDSLAAEVDRQWLEFCERARELRIKRIAVAGSLQAEVEKELTELAIKEARFEIEFVEEIDESGGVYIDGRALKPSESGLETVRFRFSANPGEPARSLVKVASGGEISRVLLAIKSAELKQRGKNQPVLLFDEIDAGIGGQTALHLAEKLKSLANRAQLLVVTHLHQIARLADQHYAIEKKETRSGRNIIAVRRLSGPEITGELDRMIALPTT
- a CDS encoding RNA polymerase sigma factor → MTSRRDDSTMETDAALVMKIKAGQRHAFRELVERYKKPAYRMALGLIGNRDDALDISQEAFLRVYKSADTFDENQPFLPWFYTIIANLCRTWMRRRSRVDNRMVDVEDPSFLLVDDSNPEQTVIKKETVARLQKALLQLDFRDREIIMLQHFRGLSYDEIAEILKIPKGTVMSRLYYSRKKLAALMGKN
- a CDS encoding heavy metal-binding domain-containing protein, with product MIVTTCEFIAGKKIIKTLGLVRGNTVRARHLGRDIGAMFRNIVGGEVNEYTKLLAEAREQSIDRMIEDARQMGANAVVQVRFSTSEMMQGAAELLVYGTAVYVEDDPA